The Selenomonadales bacterium genomic interval CAGTGACAATTCCGCCATCTTACCGTAAGAAGCAAGAGGTACATTTGTATCGTCCATGCCAACAATAGGCGCAATATGCCCAAGCCCCAGTTTCTCCAATACAGGAAGTCTGAGCCCTCCTTGTGTTCGTGCAATATTACCGAGCGTATCCGAACCACCGTCACCATAACGCTCTGCATCAGGCAAGGCACCAATTCCGACACTATCCATCACAACCAAAAATACGCGTTTAAACATCGTATCATCTCCCATTACCTGACAAAATCTATTCTATTATATAAATTCTTGATACAAAGACAAAATCCTTGCATAAGAAACTTGTATACAACATCATATTCTCAGCGAACGATCGGGAACAGCCTGCGGTATCGGTTCATTCAACAGCCACCATAATAAAAGCCCGAACCCGATTCCCACAATGATCGCGAGCAAGATATACTGCTTCATGGATAACCACCTTGCCAACTGCAGACACCTATCTCTCATAGCATCTCCTCATTTCAGCCAAACATCCCATAAATTCCTTTAAGCAAAAACGGAGAAACGTACACCTCTATCAATATCCCGACAAACGTTATTATCAGCATCATCGGCAGTATCGCCAAGTATCTCACTCCATGGCTTCTAAGTTGCAGCGTCGTACGCGAAGTACATCTGCGGATCAACAGAATACTGAACGACACGGCACAAAGCGCAGTAAAAATCATACTCGGCACAAACAACAACTGCTGTGGCAGTATGCCTATCACAGCAAACAGCGCGCCTTGCAGGATATATTCATGGATAAAAAATCCTATCGTAAACCCAAGAATAAAACCCTGCGTAAACACCAGAAAAAAGATACACGGTATCCCGATCATCGTAAATCCCAACATCCATATCAAAAAAATACTCTTCATATGGTGAAATATTGCAATCTCGAGCGCTTCACTCGGCGATATCACGCCTGCCTGCTCTCTTAGCGCACCCAGATATCCCTCTAAATAATCCGCCAACTCCAATAACTGCGCATCAGGCAACACGCGAACAGCAAATGCCCCGCTCACAATCCCCGTACCGAAAATAAGCACAATAAAAAAACACACAGCAAAATGATGTTTGATATAACCGATCATATCCCTAATCCAAGTATGATCCATCTTCGTCCCCTCCGTTCCTCGTTGATTCATATTCATGAAACGAAGGCTTTATGATTCTTGTCAAAACAAAAGCAAGCATCATTCTCACTCAAGAATGATGCTTGCTTTTGTCGGTTATCATAATTCTCACTAATTAGATGCCTGCCATAAACAAGGCTACAAGTGTTTTCGCATCGACGATAGTTTCATCGGCGATCATGCGGCGAATTTCTTCAGGCGTACATAAACAAGTATGGATAAATTCATCTTCATCGGGACATGCTTCATCGAATCGCATATTTTCCGCTTTGTACAAATGGATGACCTCATCCGTAAATCCCGGTGTCGTCAAAAGTGATGTGAGCTTTGTCCACGAATCTGCAATATATCCCGTTTCTTCTTTTAATTCACGTTTCGCACAGATAAGCGGCTCTTCCTCTGCGTCCAATTTCCCTGCAGGGATCTCCAATGTTATTTTACCGACAGGATAACGATATTGACGCACTAATACGATACGACCGTCACTTGTGATCGGCACAACAGCCGTCGCACCCGGATGTTTCAC includes:
- the spoIIM gene encoding stage II sporulation protein M, which produces MDHTWIRDMIGYIKHHFAVCFFIVLIFGTGIVSGAFAVRVLPDAQLLELADYLEGYLGALREQAGVISPSEALEIAIFHHMKSIFLIWMLGFTMIGIPCIFFLVFTQGFILGFTIGFFIHEYILQGALFAVIGILPQQLLFVPSMIFTALCAVSFSILLIRRCTSRTTLQLRSHGVRYLAILPMMLIITFVGILIEVYVSPFLLKGIYGMFG
- a CDS encoding NUDIX hydrolase, with protein sequence MEQGLEEKKVTSTEVYRGSFLRIYQDKVLLPDGREASREYVKHPGATAVVPITSDGRIVLVRQYRYPVGKITLEIPAGKLDAEEEPLICAKRELKEETGYIADSWTKLTSLLTTPGFTDEVIHLYKAENMRFDEACPDEDEFIHTCLCTPEEIRRMIADETIVDAKTLVALFMAGI